From Ascaphus truei isolate aAscTru1 chromosome 20, aAscTru1.hap1, whole genome shotgun sequence, one genomic window encodes:
- the LOC142470912 gene encoding olfactory receptor-like protein OLF1: MQDPNYTAVTEFLLVGFHLVHTIKILVFILFLLIYIVIITGNTLVIVLVSTCHHLQSPMYFFLSHLSSSEMVFTTSIVPKMLQVIASEGATISIPGCILQHYFLTASGITECFLLTVMSYDRYLAICNPLHYPTIMDLKLRLHLVIWSWVLGGTMAILVTATLIRKLQFCDRKIIDHFFCDLAPILELSCSDASTVQMIVSVLSMPIILIPFMFIIATYVSIILTIQRIKSNTGRQKAFSTCSSHLAVAGTYYGTLMTLYMTPSKGYLLKANKVLSLLYTVVTPMLNPIIYSLKNQEIKTALWTFIYSKFGKEQHFH; encoded by the coding sequence ATGCAAGACCCGAACTATACTGCAGTCACAGAATTCCTGCTGGTGGGATTTCATCTAGTTCACACAATCAAGATTTTAGTCTTCATCCTGTTCCTCTTGATTTACATTGTGATAATAACTGGAAATACTCTCGTCATTGTTTTGGTATCAACCTGTCATCACCTGCAGTCACCCATGTACTTCTTCCTCAGCCACCTGTCTTCTTCTGAAATGGTATTCACCACCAGTATTGTCCCAAAAATGCTCCAGGTTATAGCGTCTGAAGGAGCCACTATATCTATTCCAGGATGCATTCTCCAACATTACTTCCTTACTGCCTCAGGAATTACAGAATGTTTCCTTCTTACTGTGATGTCCTATGATCGATACCTAGCCATCTGTAACCCATTACATTACCCCACTATCATGGACCTCAAGCTTCGCCTTCACCTTGTTATCTGGTCATGGGTGTTAGGAGGAACTATGGCAATATTAGTTACAGCTACTCTTATAAGAAAATTGCAGTTCTGTGATCGAAAAATCATTGACCATTTCTTCTGTGATCTTGCTCCGATTCTTGAGCTCTCATGCTCTGATGCCTCCACTGTACAAATGATAGTTTCTGTACTCTCGATGCCTATCATTTTAATCCCATTCATGTTCATCATTGCAACATACGTCTCTATCATTCTCACCATCCAAAGAATCAAGTCCAACACTGGGAGACAGAAAGCCTTTTCCACATGCAGCTCCCACTTGGCTGTTGCCGGCACATATTATGGGACATTGATGACCCTGTACATGACTCCATCTAAGGGATATTTGTTGAAAGCCAACAAAGTTCTATCCCTTCTCTATACAGTGGTGACTCCAATGTTAAACCCCATCATATACAGTTTAAAGAATCAGGAGATAAAGACTGCTCTGTGGACATTTATTTATAGCAAGTTTGGAAAAGAACAACATTTCCATTAA